In Tachysurus vachellii isolate PV-2020 chromosome 12, HZAU_Pvac_v1, whole genome shotgun sequence, the following are encoded in one genomic region:
- the LOC132855432 gene encoding putative nuclease HARBI1 isoform X3 — protein MENLALESQIKKRTIRKLDLEIKKLEREIVCNADCVISNVVAKWPGSVHDSRIFRASEIYQHLSQGEFSGVLLGDRGYGCQPFLLTPFTDPQEAGLQPRPCPDQGQS, from the exons atggaaaatcTTGCACTGGAGTCCCAAATAAAAAAGAGGACAATTAGGAAACTGGaccttgaaataaaaaaacttgaGCGGGAG ATCGTCTGCAATGCTGACTGTGTGATCAGCAATGTTGTGGCAAAATGGCCTGGCTCAGTCCATGACTCCAGAATCTTTCGGGCCTCTGAAATCTATCAGCACCTATCACAAG GTGAATTCTCTGGTGTGTTGCTGGGAGACAGGGGGTATGGCTGCCAGCCTtttctcctgacacctttcacaGACCCCCAGGAAGCGGGCCTACAACCACGCCCATGCCCGGATCAGGGCCAGAGTTGA
- the LOC132855432 gene encoding uncharacterized protein LOC132855432 isoform X2, giving the protein MSSQTIRRLYGNHLRRQIELADIDIQYKKKKMENLALESQIKKRTIRKLDLEIKKLEREIVCNADCVISNVVAKWPGSVHDSRIFRASEIYQHLSQGEFSGVLLGDRGYGCQPFLLTPFTDPQEAGLQPRPCPDQGQS; this is encoded by the exons ATG AGCTCACAAACTATCAGACGGTTGTATGGCAACCACCTCCGGCGCCAAATAGAACTGGCAGATATAGACATCcagtacaagaaaaaaaagatggaaaatcTTGCACTGGAGTCCCAAATAAAAAAGAGGACAATTAGGAAACTGGaccttgaaataaaaaaacttgaGCGGGAG ATCGTCTGCAATGCTGACTGTGTGATCAGCAATGTTGTGGCAAAATGGCCTGGCTCAGTCCATGACTCCAGAATCTTTCGGGCCTCTGAAATCTATCAGCACCTATCACAAG GTGAATTCTCTGGTGTGTTGCTGGGAGACAGGGGGTATGGCTGCCAGCCTtttctcctgacacctttcacaGACCCCCAGGAAGCGGGCCTACAACCACGCCCATGCCCGGATCAGGGCCAGAGTTGA
- the LOC132855432 gene encoding uncharacterized protein LOC132855432 isoform X1, whose amino-acid sequence MERHYIVPNSICANCIVFTQSSQTIRRLYGNHLRRQIELADIDIQYKKKKMENLALESQIKKRTIRKLDLEIKKLEREIVCNADCVISNVVAKWPGSVHDSRIFRASEIYQHLSQGEFSGVLLGDRGYGCQPFLLTPFTDPQEAGLQPRPCPDQGQS is encoded by the exons ATGGAAAGGCACTACATTGTGCCAAATTCCATTTGCGCTAATTGTATTGTGTTCACACAGAGCTCACAAACTATCAGACGGTTGTATGGCAACCACCTCCGGCGCCAAATAGAACTGGCAGATATAGACATCcagtacaagaaaaaaaagatggaaaatcTTGCACTGGAGTCCCAAATAAAAAAGAGGACAATTAGGAAACTGGaccttgaaataaaaaaacttgaGCGGGAG ATCGTCTGCAATGCTGACTGTGTGATCAGCAATGTTGTGGCAAAATGGCCTGGCTCAGTCCATGACTCCAGAATCTTTCGGGCCTCTGAAATCTATCAGCACCTATCACAAG GTGAATTCTCTGGTGTGTTGCTGGGAGACAGGGGGTATGGCTGCCAGCCTtttctcctgacacctttcacaGACCCCCAGGAAGCGGGCCTACAACCACGCCCATGCCCGGATCAGGGCCAGAGTTGA